Proteins from a genomic interval of Paenibacillus sp. RC334:
- a CDS encoding TetR-like C-terminal domain-containing protein — protein sequence MLEDYLQRNGDKQNRKEPFSMDYSFTYMVHGSIGVINQWLESNSGESPQTIAHIISSLAHQ from the coding sequence TTGCTTGAAGATTATCTGCAAAGAAATGGAGACAAACAAAACAGGAAGGAGCCATTTTCAATGGACTATTCTTTCACTTACATGGTTCACGGTTCCATTGGAGTCATTAATCAATGGCTTGAGTCAAATAGTGGGGAAAGCCCGCAAACTATTGCACATATCATTTCTTCCTTGGCTCATCAATAA
- a CDS encoding LysE family transporter, producing MNIASFLLYCCIVTFTPGPTNIVILSTVHNFGTKKAMKYTYGATIAFGLLLVFSAVLSTTLITIIPRILVVMQIIGSFYMFYLAYQIYKMDTSKPAVNQTATFMTGFLMQFLNPKVIIFTLTIIPNFIMPYYNTIPAVTISVMVITLVGFLAFATWVLFGTIFKEFLQRHQKTVNVIMALFLVYAAVMIWM from the coding sequence ATGAATATTGCATCTTTTTTATTATACTGTTGTATTGTTACTTTTACACCAGGACCTACTAATATCGTAATATTATCCACAGTGCATAATTTTGGGACAAAAAAGGCAATGAAATATACGTATGGAGCAACAATTGCTTTTGGTTTATTACTTGTTTTTTCTGCTGTGTTGAGCACTACGCTTATAACGATTATACCAAGAATTTTAGTTGTTATGCAGATAATCGGAAGCTTTTATATGTTCTATCTCGCTTATCAAATTTACAAAATGGATACATCAAAACCAGCTGTAAACCAAACCGCTACCTTTATGACAGGCTTCCTTATGCAGTTTTTAAATCCAAAGGTGATAATATTTACATTGACTATAATTCCTAACTTTATTATGCCCTACTATAATACAATACCTGCAGTAACCATAAGTGTTATGGTTATAACTCTTGTTGGATTTTTAGCATTTGCTACGTGGGTTCTTTTCGGTACAATCTTCAAGGAGTTTTTACAAAGGCATCAAAAGACTGTTAATGTAATTATGGCATTATTTTTAGTTTATGCCGCAGTAATGATATGGATGTAG